In Thermosinus carboxydivorans Nor1, the sequence TTGCCCTGTTAGTAGTCGTCTTTGCCGGGTCGGTTTTCGCCGCGCCGGGGCAAGGCCCTGGTCCGGGTCGGGACGGTTGGGTGTGCCCCTGGTATGGCGCTAATGCCGCCAACCTGACCGATGAACAAAAAGCACAGATTGCCGAATGGGGTAAACAAATGTTAGAACTCAGAAAGCAAATGTTGGCCAAACAGGTCGAGTGGGGCTGGATTACCCAGGCCCAGGCCGATCAGATCATTGCCAACATGGAGCAGCGTATTGCTAATGGCTTTTATCCCGGCTACGGCATGGGAATGCGCGGCAAGGGCATGATGGGGCCCGGTATTGGTATGCGCGGTGGCATTGCAGGTCCGATAGCTCCGGCGCAACGTTAATAATGCAATAAAAAAACTAACCTGGGTGAAAAGAGTCTGCCGCCGATGGCGCGGTCAGACTCTTTTGCCATAATGACAGCTATGGTATAGTAAAAGCAAACGCCATGCGGGAGGGAGAGCTATGACCGGCAAAACGGTATTAATTGTCGACGACGAGAAACAAATCCGGGAAATCTTAGCCATCTATTTTACACAGTCAGGATTTACGGTCGCCGAAGCCGCCGATGGGGCCGAGGCCCTGATTAAAGTCGAACAGGTTAAACCGGATATCGTTATTCTTGATATTATGATGCCGGTTCTCGACGGCTTTGAGGTTTGTCAGCAAATCCGCAAATATTCGCCGGTGCCTATTATCATGTTAACCTCCCGGACGCAGGACGATGACCGGATCATGGGACTGGAAATCGGCGCTGATGATTATGTAACCAAACCTTTCAATCCCAAAGAAGTGGTGGCTCGCGTCAAAGCCATTCTCCGCCGTACTGCCGCCCCGCAGCAGTATACGCAGGCCGATATTCTCCGTTTTCCGGAACTGGAAATAAACATGGCCGAACACACGGTCATAGCGTTTGGCAAGCCGGTTGCGCTGGCTAATAAAGAAAGAGAAGTCTTATGGCAGCTTGCCTCCCATGCCGGTAAGGTATTGTCGCGGGAGCAGCTTTTGGAATTAGTGTGGGATTACAGCTACTGCGGCGATACCCGTACGGTAGACACGCATGTGAAGCGTTTGCGCAAAAAGCTGGGAGTTGGCCCGCATTCGCCGTGGGATATAAAAACAGTATGGGGCATTGGTTACAAGTTTGAGGTGCGGAAATGAAATTTTCCCTGAAATATAAACTGCTGATTAGCTTTATGGCCGTGGTGATCGTGGTATTGGCGGGCGTGACTGTAGGCGGGTCGGTCCTTATCCGCGATTATTTTGTTGACGCAAAGCGGCGCGAATTGACGGACAAAGCCTATGAAATGGCCCGGGTGGTCAACAATTACTTTGACGGGCGCATCACGTACAGTCAACTGCACGATTTCGTCAACAGCGCCGATAGTTTTTTGGATGCCAGGATATGGGTGGTGGACAATGACCTCAATCTGGTAACGGTGTCCGAAGAACGGCCCGGTGAAGGCTATGGCAAGCGTAGGTCTGCGGCAGGAATAAAGCCAAGCCCGATGCGGCTTAGGGAAAATAGTCGGATGGGGCCGCCATGGTGGCAATCACGACAGCCTGGTCAGCAGCAGGGCAGTTATGGCATGGGTATGCGGGGGCGCATGGCGGCGCCTGGCAATAGTCAGGCGCAAACGGTCGAGCCACCGGCAAGCCAGCCGCCAGCACCTATTGATGCGAATCTGCAGACCGGGGAAAATGCGGGCAATCCTATCGTTCTCGATGTGGGGAAGGGGCGGCAGCAAAATAGCGCCGCCGCGGCTATAAGCCTTGCTGACATAAAGGGTATGGCGGAGATCATCGAGGAGATTAAAGCGAACAGTGGAAAGACCTGGGCCAAAACTTACTATCACCCCTACTATGAAGAAAACATGCTGATGGTCGCCGTGCCGCTTAAACGAACAGACGGGACAATTAGCGGAACAGTCATGGTTAACGCCCCTCTTGACGATATTAACGAATTTTTGCAAAAAATCTATTATTACATTGGTATTGCCGGTCTGGCGGCCATTTTGTTAGCTGCCTTGCTGTCCAGCTACTTGGCAGGCGGCATCGTCCGGCCGCTCAGGGCCATGCAGCAAACGGCGGCGGCGATGGCCCGTGGCGATTATACCACCAGGATCCGGGTAACTAGCCGGGATGAAGTTGGCGATTTGGGGCAGTCATTGAACGCTCTGGCCCAAGACATGGAAGAATATGTGCGCCGGTTGGAGCAGCTGGATAAAATGCGGCGGGACTTTGTGGCCAATGTGTCGCATGAACTTAGGACGCCGCTCACGATTATGCACGGCTACAATCAGGCTCTCCAGGACGGCACCATCACCGATCCGGCGCTGGTGAAGAAATACCACCGGGTTATGGGCGAAGAAATAATGCGCCTGGAAAAGCTTATCGCCGACCTGCTCGATTTAAGCCAGTTGCAGGCGAATGGCCTTACGCTTGATATCGAGGAGGTATCGTTGGCCGAAATTGTCGATAATGTCGTCACCTTGCTGAAGCCGCGTAGCGAGGAAAAAGGGGTGTCTCTGGCCGCTTGCGTGGCGCCTGGCGTACCGCCCATCCAGGGCGACGGCGACCGGTTAACCCAGCTGGCGCTTATTCTTGTGGACAATGCCCTTAAATTTACG encodes:
- a CDS encoding response regulator transcription factor, producing MTGKTVLIVDDEKQIREILAIYFTQSGFTVAEAADGAEALIKVEQVKPDIVILDIMMPVLDGFEVCQQIRKYSPVPIIMLTSRTQDDDRIMGLEIGADDYVTKPFNPKEVVARVKAILRRTAAPQQYTQADILRFPELEINMAEHTVIAFGKPVALANKEREVLWQLASHAGKVLSREQLLELVWDYSYCGDTRTVDTHVKRLRKKLGVGPHSPWDIKTVWGIGYKFEVRK
- a CDS encoding sensor histidine kinase gives rise to the protein MKFSLKYKLLISFMAVVIVVLAGVTVGGSVLIRDYFVDAKRRELTDKAYEMARVVNNYFDGRITYSQLHDFVNSADSFLDARIWVVDNDLNLVTVSEERPGEGYGKRRSAAGIKPSPMRLRENSRMGPPWWQSRQPGQQQGSYGMGMRGRMAAPGNSQAQTVEPPASQPPAPIDANLQTGENAGNPIVLDVGKGRQQNSAAAAISLADIKGMAEIIEEIKANSGKTWAKTYYHPYYEENMLMVAVPLKRTDGTISGTVMVNAPLDDINEFLQKIYYYIGIAGLAAILLAALLSSYLAGGIVRPLRAMQQTAAAMARGDYTTRIRVTSRDEVGDLGQSLNALAQDMEEYVRRLEQLDKMRRDFVANVSHELRTPLTIMHGYNQALQDGTITDPALVKKYHRVMGEEIMRLEKLIADLLDLSQLQANGLTLDIEEVSLAEIVDNVVTLLKPRSEEKGVSLAACVAPGVPPIQGDGDRLTQLALILVDNALKFTPPGGRISIDLTVQDGEEVLTVADTGTGIAPEDLPYIWERFYKGDKSRASSGTGLGLAIARQIIELHGAKVDVTSRCGEGTVFTIRFPLEKKY
- a CDS encoding YckD family protein; translated protein: MKKVALFTLVALLVVVFAGSVFAAPGQGPGPGRDGWVCPWYGANAANLTDEQKAQIAEWGKQMLELRKQMLAKQVEWGWITQAQADQIIANMEQRIANGFYPGYGMGMRGKGMMGPGIGMRGGIAGPIAPAQR